The Brassica rapa cultivar Chiifu-401-42 chromosome A10, CAAS_Brap_v3.01, whole genome shotgun sequence genome segment taaataattagttCTAATGTTTAAAACTTTACAAGAATAAACAAGTTTTATTTGAAAAGGTTTCCATGAATTTATTGttcaaaaaattgttaaaagttattgaattCTAAAAGACTgtccattttttatttaaaatttgtttatttgatACAAAAAAGCTAGTATTATATGTCCTGCTTTGACTACTACTCAATTTCAACAgtcaaaatcatatattttgcacaacaaagaaatatattttaaatcaagAACTTCGTTTACtttccatatttttttgtttgaccagAGCGCAAATGATATCTTGTACGTACATGTATCAGAAAATGCTTTAAATGTTAAATTGTTTCCATTTGTAGTAAATGTCAAATAAAaccataactaaaaataaaatagtattcATAAAATTGAACTATGGTTTGAAATTTTGGTATAAAAACACCACTGCCCAGATTGTTGTCTCTATCTTTTGCACCTCTTCATTTTCATAGCCTTTCCCTCATCTGTTGAGAACCTCGCATCTTTTCTTCTCCATAGTTATCAAATTGAAAACATCTCTTCCCCTCATGTCTCTTCCGCAAAACCCCTTCACTTCATCAACAATACCATCCATGAAGAAATCACCATCGTTAGAGAAAGAAGACAACCAGATGCAGATCGAAAACGTCGACCGGATCAGCAAACTTCCGGACGATATGTTGCTCAAAATACTAAAGAGCTTGTCAACAGAGAAAGCGGTTCAGACAAGTTTGTTGTCCAAACGGTGGGAAGGTGTTTGGAAGCAAATGCCTTATCTCTTCTTCGATATGAAAAATGCTCTCAAGGTGGAGTTGCCTCTAGCCGAACAATCTCATTTCATTGCCCAATTGATAACCAAGGTTCTTTCATTTTTCTATACTTCTACTCATTCATTTGCAcgataaaaaataataacataataTTTAATGGGAGAATAATACATAATGATATCttacaaaacaaattattgatattttgaaaaatagatCATCAGTAATATATTTGAGTATGAGTATAATGAGAAacgataaaaaaattatgtcaaCATATATGGTTGTATGATATGTTGTATCTTTCGATCCACTGGTTTAACAATTGATCAACTCtagatatacaaaaaaatatttatcagctagattaatcaaatatataaacctTTAGAAATTGTCTCGATTGATTTCTTTAAAGTCCCAAGGTTATCTGATATTAAAGAATTGGatttatatacaaattatattgtCTATGTGTGTAGCTATTTTTTAATCACTAatgttctttctcttttctcaaGATTATAAATAATCACAATGGCAATCTGGAGCGCTGCAAAATCCTGCATATGACACCCCAAACTGAAGATGGTACGCTGGAAACTTGGATCCGATCATTGATCCACGTGAAACACACTAAATATCTCGAACTTAAGGGATTTCGTGTTAATCATCGTGAGAGAGCTCGTGTGCTCCACTTACCCCCAAACATATTTTCACATCCAATGCTCACATCACTCCTTTTGTCTCGATACACATTTGAGTCTGCACATGCCTTTAACAATTGCAATAACCTCATTATTCTTAAACTTTATAAAATCAAAGTTGCAGTTGATGTGCTCAACACGGTCATTGCATCGTGCCCCTCCCTCAAGATGCTGGTACTAGAAATCTTCCAGAGCAGCCGAAGTGGCTGTCTGAAGATTCATAACGACAACTTAAAGTTTGTGCATCTAACTTGCCCTGAAATTGATAACATTGAAGTGTCTGCAGCTCTTCTGGACATATTCTCTGTTCACGGTATTGAACTTGAGAGCGGGAATAATATCGTTCTTGACGCCCCAAGATTACTTCAGTTTGGTCGAAGATTGTGGAAGATACTTCAAAGTTTGCCTCACATAATCTACAATATCTCATGCGACACTCAGGTAAAAGCACACACAATTGCAtttacacacacatatatacacatatatatataaatataaataaatatatatatatatataaatatataaatatatatatatatatatataatgatggATTAATTAGAATATTGTTTAACATGCTTAATTTGCTAATTTGAATTGAAGGGGAATGAAAAGATTGGGCATGAATTCGTGATGAACATAGAAAATTACTCCATGGTTGTGTTTGCAATTTTGGCGGTGAATGTGGATATGATGAATCCAAAAGAAGTTTACATGCTAAAGCAAGTTTTAGATGCATGGGCTAGAGACTTGCAAGTACTCAATATCTTCTTTAAGGTACATTCATCTTATGCATCAGTTCTTATTAGATAAATTAAAGTTGATCAGTTTTCTCTCGTTTATCAGATTTTCTTATAAAACCTGATGCATGTTTACATGTGCGTGTGTTCTCGTGTGTTCTTGTATATGTAGGATAACGATATTCACAAGAAAGAAGGTGAATCTTCTATTGACGGAATACAAAATAAGTGGCAGAATTGCTTTCTCAGTGTTGATTTCCGTGTGAGAAGTGTGTGTTTGCATAACTTCAATGGTTTGGATGAGGATCAATTTGCTTTAGCTGCAAGTTTTGTGATACAAGGGAAGATGATGCAAAGTTTGATGATAGAGACGTTTTCGCTTCCAGCAAACAAAAAGTTGGCAGTAGATATTGCAGTGGAAAAATTGATGAAACTTCCAAAAGGTAACAAGAACCTTAATATTCAATACATTTGATTGAATTTGATTCAATCTAGTTATTGGGTCATATGAACAAACTTTCCGTTTATTTGAGTAAAGATTAATTACATGGGTTAAACATTCAAGTAATATGTTTGatgattttatgttttaatattggggtttttgccaaaactaacccacaacttgattttaaccccaaacctatatccaaacttgaatcaaatgcaaaactaacctaaaagcctagtgaaattacagttcggccccttgtgaccaaacaaaaaaacagaagccatttttacgaatatagccccagtaaatcgtctgagtcgtctgagatgttgaaagtcgtctggacgactgaagtgtaagtcgtctggtaccagtttattttaaaaataatttataaatcttgtaaaaaaatattttgatgcgtgaaaaataaaaatcaagtaattataaacagttttaagtaatataaattaagatatgataaaattgatttgttttgaagatagatgagtggaagtagtgaatcatgatattctttggtttaggagtttggcaaacatatgttgtagtattgtatgtattgttagggttagattttggaaaattaaaatgtttttttcaaaaattagttttcacctatatgtgtttatttctgtgtatagtaaacacttttcaagtttgatttgattttatgaagtgtttaattagataattaagtttatgggttatgtttagggtgtggacgacttatatttcagtcgtctgttgaataatttactcggacgacgtatatttcagtcgtccacatcgtaccgaacctttaattttaccaatgtacgttttaacctaaccggatcatttaCTGGACATATAAAAGCTAGTTtagggttatgtttagggtctagacgacttacatttcagtcgtctggtgaagaaattaaaacagacgacttacatgtaagtcgtccaaatattcccgcctaaaatttttttaaaaaattattttcccgcttaaataatttaaaccagacgacttacttgtaagtcgtctggaaagtcttctattttagttttccgctaaaaatatttaatttcccgctaaaaatattaaactcttctggacgacttacatgtaagtcgtctgttttaatttcttcaccagacgactgaaatgtaagtcgtccagtaagtcgtctgagtcaaaaatatttaacctaattggattttttgtctccttatataaagaaaaatttacacattctctctcctcctctccaatggctgcaacaaaaatgtaatgttcatcattctaaaactctccaacctctctctaatctctttgacttgaaaacatcaaactttatatgaatttttcagttttgtatcatgtatttcttactaatctatctcttttgcaggtttttaatcaaatggtactcatcttccactaatttaaaggtagatctattaattttagatatgtatttttgtgtgttctataaatgtagatttatctaatcttccactcatgttctctatttttaagtcatttgaacgtttttggatatgcaggtttttcagatctggatttgatatgcaggtttttcagatctggaagacttctgggacgacttacctgttagtcgtctggaagtcatctggaagtcgtctggacttcttggagtcttctgacaaagtcgtctggtgatatcttgcatatttgcattgttttacccattcattcataaacattttcatcatatagattaggatttagacatgtttaggttgcattttgcatacatgagtctctattaggtactggagtaccacatgaggttatttggagctcgAAAGAGGTAAAAAGGTGACCATtggacgaaccgagcatgggagcgacctcccggagcgacaccacgaagtcgctgtgtcccacttctcagagcgacctagctAGAGCGACCCCGTGAAGTCGCTCGCCATATTCATCCCGTAGGAAGCCCAGAGCGACTTGCCCAGAGCGACGCaccgaggtcgctcgcatctcacacccctctcggagcgacctcccaaagcgacaccccgaggtcgctcgcgtctctatggcgagacgacacgaagcgaagcccggagcgacctctcagagcgacccactgaggtcgctcccaaaggccggagcgacttgtcggagcgacatgCCGAGGTCGCTCTGCGTCTATTGTTGggtcgatttctattttacctaagggccttttggtcattttattatgcacgttttacatttcaaaaacctatgttttaaacatcttttgtagccaccagtggcaaattatcttttatcttttatcttggagaaatacataaaaactctctggagaagttcatctcttggattttgattgttatgttcttgtgttattgttgatttcttatctatttctctacatgattaatctgaaatccaatatgggtttaagaggaatcatggagattagtgagtaatcaccttttgaattcatgggttaaggagattaagggtgattaggttagagctaggatgttttagtgtagatcattcatatttccttgctagtagagtaatcataatgcatcttttgagttggccactcagttgttgatccttaggcatttctcacccgaaaggtgttcgatgaaatgcccgagacaactctcctaggcttttagtatactttgccaaagacatttgttgttaaaggtgctaagatagctaatagacttgttagtaatgattgctttcatattattcaaccaaagacatttgatgtttgagatatgttagcaaatgagcattcatctagacatagagcttgcttagaattgtgtctaggcttaaggttgatagtttgattgatcatttgccatcttagttcgatacttgatcacccaaggtctaatccctatgcccatgagttctcttttcccttagtcaagaaagtatcattctgttattgctttctagtttagtagtagtttaaaacccatctaaatcattggttgcacttagattaagtgagtacttgcattctcagtgctttgatatccctcagaactggttcgacaatcatttatactacaacatttgtcttaggagccttgaaaactcctaacatcaaattggcgccgttgccaaattctgagtagatttcaacattgagatttagtcacttgcttgagactaagtcatttttattttcttttgttactgattcttcttcacctccctttaatctacaggtgtatgaacttgaggagcaggggtccatcaaacctagttccaagagctgcagacatcagagctttagagagagagtgtgctagaaagagaagagaagaagagcaacaggctcaatTGCAGAGATTGCACACTGATATGGGGGACATACATCAGATGATGCAGGCGTAAATGGCGCTAATAACAATGCTccaaaccaacagcgagcagctcgaccattggcacttacgaccgccccaacattcatggtcatagattgggaatccgagcacccgctgtggcagccaacaactttgagatcaaatcaggactcctcaacgtgatcgagaacaacaagtatcatggcttggctctagaggatccatttgatcacttggacaggttcgacagctactgtgggttgtcaaaaaccaatggtgtgtccgaagatgccttaaagctcaagctattccctttctctttgggggataaggcacgtcagtgggagaagtctctacccagcgactccatcaccacttgggatgactgcaagaaagcattcttggagaagttcttctctacttcaagaactgctaagctgagaaacgagatttccagctttcaacagaagaacttggaaggtttcagtgaagcctgggagagattcaagggctaccaagctcaatgcccacaccatggcttctctaaggagagcttgctgagcacattctaccgtggtgctcttcctaagtacagagccagactggatacagctagcaatggttttttcttggggagaactgaggaggatgcagaagagctggttgacaacatggtaaagagtgatgcagtctacagtggagaccacgacagaggcagtagaacagatgataagcagacgaggaaagagatcaaagctttggaagacaagatcgacctactcattgctgaaaaagcaacccaagagcagctgaagtttgttggtaactccaagcaggaagatccacttgctgtcaatgaggttgagggtttggaaggtcaagaggagttgtgtttcatcaacaacaatggtagctggtacaaaaaggagcccaatttcagtacaacaactaccaacagaaatcctatcccaacaaccaacagagtggctatccgccaagaaacaaccagcaaggcagctatcagcctcagcaaaatccctcgtctggttcctctgctcctcaagagagcagcactgataccttactgaaacaaatcttggagtctcagactagaagtgagaagcatgttggttatgagttgaagaaccttcataccaagattgatgggagctacaatgagctcaacaacaaattctcacaccttgcttctacagtcaggaatttagagaatcagtttgcttccatgaacactcaccaaaatcgccagcaaggatctctacctggaaagtctgaccaaaatcccaaggaggccaaagctatcacccttaggagtggtaagcagttacctcctaaaaccctcaccaaggatgctgagaaactaggtgagggggttgccatcaacatagatgatgaagtggtgattgtggatgagaagatcaatgacgagatcttggagaagatagtggaagccaaaggtaaaggaaaggttggagaggagaagaagacagtaaaggatggtgaagttgttactccagcaagtgaaagttcttttgttccccctccctatgaacccaaacttccattccctggtagattcaagaagcagctgctagagaagtacaaagctctgtttgagaagcaaatgagtgaagctcaggttgcaatgcccatcatcgatgctttcatgttgattcctcaatacaacaatttcctaaaagatgttgtagctgcaaagaagaaggagatggaaggcatgatgattcttacccatgagtgcaatgccatcatccagaggcttgatgttccagagaaattagaggatccaggaagcttcacactaccttgtgctcttggacctatggtatttgagaaaagtctctgcgatttgggagctagtgtcagcttgatgcctttgtctgttgcaaagaagcttggattcactcagtacaagaagtgtagactctctctggtgttagctgatcgttcagtgaagtaccctgtgggcatcttagaggacctccctgtgaagattggaaggtatgagatacctacagattttgtggtgcttgagatgggtgaggaggctcaagatccattgattctaggaaggccattcttagctacagcaggagctattgttaatgtgaaggagggcacgattgatctccatttgggtacagagaacatcctccactttgacatcaagaggaaaatgaggaaaccaactgtgttcgggcaagccttctacattgaaaaGATGGACAcccctgctgatgagcaccttgaagagttaccacctgaagacgacgaggagggagcatctccctctactcattccccatagaaggtaaaccaccacactcccttgtatataccatttcatttttgcatattagtcttcttttctgtatctctctcaacttgacaacacagagactgtgtaactcaagtttgggggaggtaccaagtatttgatcatgtttgctttgatgttgtttcattgagtcatgcatggcatacctatttgcatagataaagaaaaaaaaatcaatcatttagtttgcatcatttgcatttttaggagagtctagagcatataggttgcattcacttgcattgggagcaatgattttgaatgccttgtaaagaacactacgttgcacttgactagcttttgcacctctcaaaaagacttgtatgtttcgagccttgaaaactcttcctgaaacttgttgattgctgaaactcagtctttgaagccaactacaaccttatttgaactgaacgaacttaatgcttcttgctcatggtcccttgtgtactgagtcatggctatacacacttgagttgtcacatcttttataccaatcttttttgacgaactctagtggtagaccactcccaaaaccttttcctccttttaagctttcattgtttgatgagtgaggcctttttcggaaagtcttacatgtgcataatgttgagagtatcgggaacgacaatgcttgatcttcattcttgctagattggacactctattgtctagctataggtgggggtgagtgttgtgattatgatttgggagaaatgaaaaaggaaaagaatagactctttgtgtttaagtgaattgttttattgggataagtagagaaacCTCTAGcttaagttttgaaaagtcttggcccccagcctttaaaaaaaaaaaaaaaaaaaaacgaaaaagaaaaaaaagagaaaagaaaaagaaaaagaaaagaaagaaaagggggctagcaaagttgttaggagctaagaaatgttttgaggttgtgaaaaatcccttgtagatttcaaagagaaagagCTGATGTTTTTAGAATCtcttggtgagagatgtgagttgggtttgacattgagaaatgattgtgtaattgtatgtttgggaaaagggtagaacaatggagattgagcattgtatgcatgagttgatccctttcttagatatattatgtgcactgtcaaggctacttgtttcgagagtaaaccaccttaaagatcatatgttttgaatctcttgaatcacttgaataaaagccttcccttacccaaccaaatgacttggaccaactgaccatttgcaagaattcacctgatgttttgtgcttaatgaatgtgagagttggttgatttgaatgtgtggatgcttgatgatgagtgtaagaacaaaaagagttaagataggcctagagaagctagagtgtaataagagagtgtgctagttgtgtttcttttggctatgtgctcccaccttcaacctctctccctatgagttctagaaagttcacttgtggacaagtaaaagaacaagtttgggggagttgatatcttgcatatttgcattgttttacccattcattcataaacattttcatcatatagattaggatttagacatgtttaggttgcattttgcatacatgagtctctattaggtactggagtaccacatgaggttatttggagctcgAAAGAG includes the following:
- the LOC103843976 gene encoding putative F-box protein At1g67390, which codes for MSLPQNPFTSSTIPSMKKSPSLEKEDNQMQIENVDRISKLPDDMLLKILKSLSTEKAVQTSLLSKRWEGVWKQMPYLFFDMKNALKVELPLAEQSHFIAQLITKIINNHNGNLERCKILHMTPQTEDGTLETWIRSLIHVKHTKYLELKGFRVNHRERARVLHLPPNIFSHPMLTSLLLSRYTFESAHAFNNCNNLIILKLYKIKVAVDVLNTVIASCPSLKMLVLEIFQSSRSGCLKIHNDNLKFVHLTCPEIDNIEVSAALLDIFSVHGIELESGNNIVLDAPRLLQFGRRLWKILQSLPHIIYNISCDTQGNEKIGHEFVMNIENYSMVVFAILAVNVDMMNPKEVYMLKQVLDAWARDLQVLNIFFKDNDIHKKEGESSIDGIQNKWQNCFLSVDFRVRSVCLHNFNGLDEDQFALAASFVIQGKMMQSLMIETFSLPANKKLAVDIAVEKLMKLPKGNKNLNIQYI